From a region of the Odoribacter splanchnicus DSM 20712 genome:
- a CDS encoding VOC family protein has protein sequence MEIKGRFDHFNFNVLDLEKSIRFYEKALGLKEVRRKTASDGSFILVYMGDGETPFTLELTWLRDRKEPYDLGEGEYHLCLRVPGDYDKVRAFHKEMGCVCYENTDMGLYFICDPDGYWIEILPL, from the coding sequence ATGGAAATAAAAGGAAGATTCGATCATTTCAATTTCAATGTACTGGATTTAGAAAAAAGTATCCGGTTTTATGAAAAAGCTTTGGGATTGAAAGAAGTACGGAGGAAAACCGCCTCCGACGGTTCTTTTATCCTCGTCTATATGGGAGACGGGGAAACGCCTTTCACCCTCGAATTGACCTGGCTGCGCGATCGGAAAGAACCTTACGATCTGGGAGAAGGAGAGTATCACCTTTGCCTGCGTGTCCCGGGAGATTATGATAAAGTGAGAGCATTCCACAAAGAAATGGGATGTGTATGCTACGAAAATACCGACATGGGACTCTATTTTATCTGCGATCCCGATGGATATTGGATCGAAATATTACCTCTATAG
- a CDS encoding MBL fold metallo-hydrolase, with protein MRLIYIYHSGFIIESKEFAILIDYYRDTPEFYVHRHFLKRPGRLYILSSHAHPDHFNPEILSWKPERPDIRYILSEDIRDSQKACFHDAIFLKKGEEWNDDLLKIKAFGSTDIGISFLLDVADKRIFHAGDLNNWHWEEESTPEEIREAANFYHQELETLARETDYVDLALFPVDPRLGKDYTRGGREFVDRIRTLQFAPMHFWEKYEKANAFREYVEKRGGRFLTIGKPGEEKTIN; from the coding sequence ATGCGACTTATTTATATCTACCACAGTGGCTTTATTATTGAAAGCAAAGAATTTGCCATTTTGATCGATTATTATCGGGATACCCCGGAGTTTTATGTACACCGGCACTTTTTGAAACGCCCCGGAAGGCTGTATATTCTGTCTTCCCATGCCCACCCGGACCATTTCAACCCGGAAATACTCTCCTGGAAACCGGAAAGACCGGACATCCGGTATATCCTGTCCGAAGATATCCGCGACAGCCAAAAGGCGTGTTTTCACGATGCCATTTTCCTAAAAAAAGGAGAAGAATGGAACGATGATCTATTAAAAATCAAAGCCTTCGGTTCTACCGACATCGGCATTTCTTTTCTGCTCGATGTCGCAGATAAGCGCATTTTTCATGCCGGCGACCTGAACAACTGGCATTGGGAGGAGGAATCCACCCCAGAAGAAATCAGAGAAGCCGCAAACTTTTATCATCAGGAACTGGAAACTCTGGCCCGGGAAACCGACTATGTCGATTTAGCCCTTTTTCCTGTCGATCCGCGTTTAGGCAAGGATTACACCCGGGGAGGCCGGGAATTTGTCGACCGGATCCGTACCCTGCAATTCGCTCCTATGCACTTTTGGGAAAAATACGAAAAAGCGAATGCTTTCCGGGAGTATGTCGAAAAGCGTGGCGGAAGATTTCTGACGATCGGAAAACCAGGAGAAGAAAAAACGATAAACTAA